In one Micromonospora polyrhachis genomic region, the following are encoded:
- a CDS encoding RNA-guided endonuclease InsQ/TnpB family protein: MRRAYKFLLRPTVKQVQTLGECLEAHRLLYNAALQERREAWQRAGVTIRYGDQSAQLKDIRRADPGQACWSFSSQQATLRRLNLAFDGFFRRVKAGQTPGYPRFKGRGWWDTVVWPKDGDGCRWDPPPDSGLTRVYLQGVGHVRVHAHRRVEGRVKTISVKREGTCWYVILSCGDVPAQTLPPVNSPVGVDMGVAAFLTTNHGVQVPNPRYLAASADRLTQAQQALARCERGSRRRGKARSRVAAVHRRVARQRLDHAHKTARWLVTHHDLICHEKLRITNMTRSAAGTVDAPGVNVAAKSGLNRSILDAGWGVFLRVLASKAESAGRMVIAVNPANTSRTCPHCGHCARENRPTQADFTCVACGYHGHADVVAASNVLRAGLALQTAQPA, from the coding sequence GTGAGGCGGGCCTACAAGTTTCTGCTGCGCCCTACCGTCAAACAGGTCCAGACACTCGGGGAGTGTCTGGAGGCGCATCGGTTGTTGTACAACGCGGCGTTGCAGGAGCGTCGGGAGGCGTGGCAGCGGGCCGGGGTGACAATCCGGTATGGGGATCAGTCGGCGCAGTTGAAGGACATCCGCCGTGCCGACCCTGGCCAGGCGTGTTGGTCGTTCTCGTCGCAGCAGGCCACGCTGCGCCGGTTGAACCTGGCGTTCGACGGGTTCTTCCGCCGGGTCAAGGCTGGCCAAACGCCGGGCTACCCCAGGTTCAAGGGCCGGGGTTGGTGGGACACGGTGGTGTGGCCCAAAGACGGTGACGGATGCCGGTGGGACCCACCGCCCGACTCCGGTCTGACCCGCGTCTACCTGCAGGGTGTCGGACATGTTCGGGTACACGCCCACCGCAGGGTTGAGGGCCGGGTCAAGACGATCAGCGTCAAGCGGGAAGGCACCTGCTGGTACGTGATCCTGTCCTGCGGCGACGTGCCCGCGCAAACCCTGCCACCGGTCAACAGCCCGGTGGGTGTCGACATGGGTGTGGCCGCGTTCCTGACCACCAACCACGGCGTGCAGGTGCCCAACCCTCGATACCTGGCCGCATCCGCCGACCGGCTCACCCAGGCGCAGCAGGCACTGGCCCGGTGTGAGCGCGGGTCGCGGCGCCGTGGTAAAGCCCGTTCCCGGGTGGCGGCGGTGCACCGTAGGGTGGCCCGGCAGCGGCTCGATCACGCCCATAAGACCGCTCGTTGGCTCGTCACCCACCATGATCTGATCTGCCACGAAAAGTTGCGCATCACGAATATGACTCGTTCGGCGGCCGGCACGGTTGACGCTCCCGGCGTCAACGTGGCCGCGAAGTCGGGGTTGAACCGTTCGATCCTGGACGCGGGTTGGGGGGTGTTCCTGCGAGTGCTCGCGAGCAAGGCTGAAAGCGCCGGCCGCATGGTGATCGCGGTGAACCCCGCCAACACCTCCCGCACCTGCCCACACTGTGGGCATTGTGCGCGGGAGAACCGCCCCACCCAGGCCGACTTCACCTGCGTCGCCTGCGGCTACCACGGGCACGCCGATGTCGTCGCCGCCAGCAATGTACTCAGGGCAGGGCTTGCCCTTCAGACCGCGCAACCGGCCTGA
- a CDS encoding fibronectin type III domain-containing protein → MSWLRSIGARIRHGSSGAIVTVVTAALLGSVLTLGATGHAPEVFDGNAWLWSRQAGELARVNANSGTVDLRTPLLDSRGHPVRVTQDDQNLLLHDLKTGRVTSMDLTRMGFSGSLALAPGADVTMLLSQGLAVIVDRARGLVRSVDPASLQARGEPLQLPAPLVGGAFDASGTLWLGLPEQGTVVAIGAASKGKVEVRRTVPVAAPGQQLAISVLDRGVLAVDRGGDQLVVVVGQQVHRVTSPVRLRGALVPERTVGALAAVTVPQAGAIVAVENTDRGGPVHRLPLPTGERTDQPALPFSGRVYVPDQPSGTVRVLDLAGTEAPPLRLPQAQGDLELQVREQHLFINSADAPVACVVDGRGTVKVVDKYGPKASVPGPGDPTASPTPTPTPDTGTGAPGTRPTPGESERPDEPDDPGAQPPGPPVPVTALAGDGRVELHWGRAAAGSARVDGYRVEWAGGSTQVTGRTLSTTIRGLRNGETYRFRVTAHNRHGWGPPALSGPVVPVDRVPASAGTPTASASPGRVIVTWAGVSGARDYVVVPLRNGDAGSDPPQTVTGTSAEFAGLAAGHRYRFTVTARNDAGGAAPASPPSNEVVPYAVPGRPGTVAGRQVGPNRYEITWTAAAANGRPVQQYQVRTGDGQSLGSTAGGTRRLTVSATGLTRVTVTAVNEAGEGAAGSGAVTAATAPVVQITDVSVTALSVRVRFTVRDGGITATCTTTAGERSATGCGTTTVTGLAAHTSYEVKVQARNPMGTGQATTTVTTDYPQVGGVVTCRDAPTNKDPEYCTSTGGIRVFPRARWQPGTELRRLMPGSRIVATCRVTGEHLEAGVYNRHKASDQWLRLTTGGYIAWVWVTLDNGDDINALPRC, encoded by the coding sequence GTGAGTTGGCTCCGCTCGATTGGCGCTCGAATTCGTCACGGCTCCTCCGGGGCGATCGTCACGGTGGTCACGGCGGCGCTGCTGGGCAGCGTCCTCACCCTCGGAGCAACCGGTCACGCACCGGAGGTCTTCGACGGCAACGCCTGGCTGTGGAGTCGGCAGGCCGGTGAACTGGCCCGGGTCAACGCCAACTCCGGCACGGTCGACCTGCGCACCCCGCTGCTCGACTCACGCGGCCATCCGGTGCGGGTGACCCAGGACGACCAGAACCTTCTGCTGCACGACCTGAAGACCGGCCGGGTCACCTCGATGGACCTCACCCGAATGGGGTTCTCCGGCTCCCTGGCCCTGGCTCCGGGTGCCGACGTGACGATGCTGCTGTCCCAGGGGCTTGCGGTGATCGTCGACCGTGCCCGCGGCCTGGTCCGCTCGGTCGACCCGGCCAGCCTCCAGGCTCGCGGGGAGCCGCTGCAACTACCCGCACCCCTGGTGGGGGGCGCGTTCGACGCCTCGGGCACGCTCTGGCTCGGTCTGCCCGAGCAGGGCACCGTGGTCGCGATCGGTGCGGCCAGCAAGGGAAAAGTCGAGGTACGACGTACCGTGCCGGTCGCCGCTCCCGGTCAGCAACTGGCGATCAGCGTGCTCGATCGCGGTGTGCTGGCGGTCGACCGGGGCGGCGACCAACTCGTGGTCGTGGTCGGCCAGCAGGTCCACCGGGTGACCTCACCGGTACGACTGCGTGGCGCGCTGGTCCCGGAGCGCACGGTCGGCGCGCTCGCCGCCGTGACAGTCCCGCAGGCCGGGGCCATCGTCGCGGTCGAGAACACCGACCGGGGCGGACCGGTACACCGGCTCCCACTGCCCACCGGAGAACGGACGGACCAGCCGGCGCTGCCGTTCTCCGGTCGGGTCTACGTCCCGGACCAGCCATCAGGCACGGTCCGGGTGCTCGACCTGGCCGGCACCGAAGCCCCGCCGCTACGCCTGCCCCAGGCGCAGGGCGACCTGGAGTTGCAGGTACGCGAGCAGCACCTCTTCATCAACTCGGCGGACGCCCCGGTCGCCTGTGTGGTGGACGGTCGCGGCACGGTGAAGGTCGTCGACAAGTACGGGCCGAAGGCGAGCGTCCCCGGCCCGGGTGATCCGACCGCGAGCCCCACTCCCACCCCCACCCCGGACACTGGTACGGGTGCCCCGGGCACCCGGCCGACGCCGGGTGAGAGCGAGCGACCGGACGAACCCGACGATCCGGGTGCCCAACCACCGGGCCCACCGGTGCCGGTGACCGCACTGGCCGGCGACGGACGGGTCGAGCTGCACTGGGGACGAGCCGCCGCCGGTTCCGCCCGGGTCGACGGCTACCGCGTCGAGTGGGCAGGGGGCAGCACCCAGGTGACCGGCCGCACCCTCTCCACCACCATCCGGGGCCTGCGCAACGGTGAGACGTACCGGTTCCGGGTGACCGCGCACAACCGGCACGGCTGGGGGCCGCCCGCGCTCTCCGGGCCGGTCGTCCCGGTCGACCGGGTGCCGGCATCGGCCGGTACGCCCACCGCGTCGGCCAGCCCCGGGCGGGTCATCGTGACCTGGGCCGGAGTCTCCGGTGCCCGGGACTACGTGGTCGTCCCGCTTCGCAACGGCGACGCGGGCAGCGATCCGCCGCAGACGGTCACCGGCACCTCGGCCGAGTTCGCCGGCCTGGCTGCCGGCCACCGCTACCGGTTCACGGTGACGGCACGCAACGACGCGGGTGGGGCCGCTCCGGCCAGTCCACCCAGCAACGAGGTGGTGCCGTACGCCGTACCGGGGCGGCCGGGCACGGTAGCCGGGCGCCAGGTCGGCCCGAACCGTTACGAGATCACCTGGACGGCGGCGGCAGCCAACGGCCGACCGGTGCAGCAATACCAGGTACGCACCGGCGACGGTCAGTCGCTGGGCAGTACGGCCGGCGGGACGCGCCGGCTGACCGTCTCCGCCACCGGGCTGACCCGGGTGACGGTGACCGCGGTCAACGAGGCCGGGGAAGGTGCTGCCGGCTCCGGGGCGGTGACCGCCGCGACCGCACCGGTCGTCCAGATCACCGACGTGTCGGTCACCGCCTTGTCGGTGCGGGTCCGGTTCACCGTCCGAGACGGCGGTATCACCGCCACCTGCACCACCACGGCGGGCGAGCGCTCCGCGACCGGCTGCGGCACCACCACGGTGACCGGGCTGGCCGCCCACACCAGCTACGAGGTGAAGGTCCAGGCACGTAACCCGATGGGGACCGGCCAGGCCACCACCACGGTGACCACCGACTACCCACAGGTGGGCGGGGTGGTCACCTGCCGGGATGCACCGACCAACAAGGACCCGGAATACTGCACCTCGACCGGGGGCATCCGGGTCTTCCCCCGCGCACGTTGGCAGCCCGGCACCGAGCTGCGGCGGCTGATGCCGGGCAGCCGGATCGTGGCGACCTGCCGGGTCACCGGCGAACACCTGGAGGCCGGGGTCTACAACCGCCACAAGGCGAGCGACCAGTGGCTACGCCTGACCACCGGCGGATACATCGCCTGGGTCTGGGTGACCCTCGACAACGGTGACGACATCAATGCCCTACCCCGTTGCTGA
- a CDS encoding AAA family ATPase yields MPPPPNPDEVGTAATALASLTDAIATVLLGKTETIRLAVTALVAQGHLLIEDVPGVGKTTLARAMAAAVTGQWRRIQFTPDLLPSDVSGVTIYHQASGTFEFHPGPVFANIVIADEINRASPKTQSALLEVMEERFVTVDGVRHPVPRPFLVVATQNPVEMDGTYRLPEAQLDRFLMKLSIGYPDEAAELEVMRGDAERSPERIEPVLDTAAVARLAELARRVDVHDEIYGYIRRIAVASRRHPDIRVGLSPRACVALARGARAHALGTGRGYVLPEDVKSLAPTVCAHRLLITPDAALRGQTGADVMAGIVAEVAAPHPVSAAR; encoded by the coding sequence GTGCCGCCACCCCCCAACCCTGACGAGGTCGGTACGGCCGCCACGGCGCTCGCCAGCCTCACCGACGCCATCGCCACCGTGCTGCTCGGCAAGACGGAGACGATCCGGTTGGCGGTGACGGCGCTCGTCGCGCAGGGGCACCTGCTGATCGAGGACGTGCCCGGGGTGGGCAAGACGACCCTGGCCCGGGCGATGGCCGCCGCCGTCACCGGGCAGTGGCGGCGGATCCAGTTCACCCCGGACCTGCTGCCCTCGGACGTGTCCGGCGTGACCATCTACCACCAGGCCAGCGGCACCTTCGAGTTCCATCCCGGCCCGGTGTTCGCCAACATCGTCATCGCCGACGAGATCAACCGGGCGTCCCCGAAGACCCAGTCGGCACTGCTGGAGGTGATGGAGGAACGGTTCGTCACCGTCGACGGGGTACGTCACCCGGTGCCCCGACCGTTCCTGGTGGTCGCCACGCAGAACCCGGTCGAGATGGACGGCACCTACCGGCTTCCCGAGGCCCAACTCGACCGGTTCCTGATGAAGCTGTCGATCGGATATCCGGACGAGGCAGCCGAACTGGAGGTGATGCGGGGCGACGCGGAGCGTTCTCCGGAACGGATCGAGCCGGTCCTCGACACCGCTGCGGTGGCCCGGTTGGCGGAGCTCGCGCGGCGGGTCGACGTACACGACGAGATCTACGGTTACATCCGGCGGATCGCGGTCGCCAGCCGGCGTCACCCCGACATCCGGGTCGGCCTCTCCCCCCGGGCGTGCGTGGCGCTGGCCCGCGGTGCCCGCGCCCACGCGCTCGGCACCGGCCGGGGCTATGTGCTGCCCGAGGACGTCAAGTCCCTGGCCCCGACGGTGTGCGCGCACCGGCTGCTGATCACCCCTGACGCCGCCCTACGCGGGCAGACCGGCGCCGACGTGATGGCCGGGATCGTCGCCGAGGTGGCCGCACCCCACCCGGTGTCGGCCGCCCGTTGA
- a CDS encoding DUF58 domain-containing protein, with protein sequence MPTVRGWTVLAVSALLLVLGLVVGYRELPVLGGVGMVAVSVAAGWVGWPPRLAVDRTLRPARTHRGGSCQVVLDLHTASGRTRRFTATDALVGPVGQQGRDRIVPVPAVQVRGGMPTRLTYPLPTDRRGVFGVGPLRIARTDPLGLCRMQRRVGSSDRLVVRPRWHRLRALPAGIAPNLDGTVDGARHGSIAFHALREYRTGDDLRHVHWRTSARVGELMVREYVDTALPQVVLLLDDRAEAYQGHPELIEEAVEVAASLLVSTLDSGTPVSLHLASAQGVAATTSSGLDLLAQVRPVAGVDLAGAVRRTRSDGPRRDTFILVTGSDVDLAPAVAAADGYPQVMVVALGPTTVRRSAPPGDVALVSAGDAVEFASRWDRPARWA encoded by the coding sequence ATGCCGACCGTACGCGGTTGGACGGTGCTCGCGGTCAGCGCGCTGCTGCTCGTCCTCGGCCTGGTCGTCGGCTACCGGGAGTTGCCCGTGCTGGGTGGCGTGGGGATGGTGGCCGTCAGCGTCGCTGCCGGCTGGGTCGGTTGGCCACCCCGACTGGCGGTGGATCGCACCCTGCGCCCGGCCCGGACACACCGGGGCGGAAGTTGCCAGGTGGTGCTGGACCTCCACACCGCCTCCGGCCGCACCCGCCGGTTCACGGCCACCGACGCGCTGGTCGGGCCGGTAGGCCAGCAGGGGCGAGACCGGATCGTCCCGGTACCCGCCGTCCAGGTGCGTGGTGGCATGCCGACCCGGCTGACCTATCCGCTGCCCACCGACCGGCGTGGGGTGTTCGGCGTGGGCCCGCTACGGATCGCCCGTACCGACCCGCTGGGGCTCTGTCGAATGCAGCGGCGGGTCGGCTCCAGCGACCGACTGGTGGTACGACCGCGTTGGCATCGACTACGCGCCCTGCCGGCCGGGATCGCGCCCAACCTCGACGGCACAGTGGACGGTGCCCGGCACGGCAGTATCGCGTTCCACGCGTTGCGGGAATACCGCACCGGTGACGACCTGCGGCACGTGCACTGGCGCACCAGCGCCCGGGTAGGTGAGCTGATGGTCCGGGAGTACGTGGACACCGCACTACCCCAGGTCGTGCTACTGCTCGACGACCGAGCCGAGGCGTACCAGGGGCACCCGGAGCTGATCGAGGAGGCCGTCGAGGTGGCCGCATCGCTCCTGGTCAGCACCCTGGACTCCGGCACGCCGGTAAGCCTGCACCTGGCGTCGGCCCAAGGCGTGGCCGCGACGACCAGCTCCGGGCTGGACCTGCTGGCCCAGGTGCGACCGGTGGCCGGGGTGGACCTGGCCGGGGCGGTACGCCGTACCCGCAGCGACGGCCCGCGCCGGGACACGTTCATCCTGGTCACCGGCTCGGACGTGGACCTGGCCCCGGCCGTCGCCGCAGCCGACGGATATCCGCAGGTGATGGTGGTGGCGCTCGGCCCGACTACCGTCCGACGGTCCGCACCGCCGGGCGACGTCGCCCTTGTCAGCGCCGGCGACGCGGTGGAGTTCGCCAGTCGATGGGACCGGCCGGCACGATGGGCATGA